A single genomic interval of Bacillus sp. es.036 harbors:
- a CDS encoding winged helix-turn-helix transcriptional regulator gives MMTSPVDQNGKLKCSIEYTLKKIGGKWKTVILWHLCVDGSFRYNELRQLLPGVTHKVMSQQLKELEEEGFIDRKQENTVPPKVEYSITEKGKTLMPILEQMHLWGTENQK, from the coding sequence ATGATGACTTCTCCAGTCGATCAAAACGGAAAGTTAAAATGCTCGATTGAATATACGTTAAAGAAAATCGGTGGCAAATGGAAAACGGTCATCTTGTGGCACCTCTGTGTTGACGGCAGTTTTCGCTACAATGAATTACGCCAGTTGCTACCAGGCGTCACACACAAAGTGATGAGTCAGCAGTTAAAAGAATTAGAAGAAGAGGGCTTCATCGATCGCAAACAAGAAAATACCGTTCCTCCAAAAGTGGAATATTCCATAACGGAAAAAGGGAAAACGTTAATGCCAATTTTAGAGCAGATGCATTTGTGGGGGACAGAAAATCAAAAATAA
- a CDS encoding cytochrome-c oxidase, with amino-acid sequence MKMGVWFLKLAALYFLIGVSMGLVMEMIEDHSLAGAHAHINLLGWVSMGLFGFIYILFPKASETLLAKLHFWLYNVSLPLFMLGLSFFLAGNTSLTVLLMIFPNLLVLSVILFVINMFLNLEAEDMTHLIKKNENSSL; translated from the coding sequence ATGAAAATGGGCGTATGGTTTCTTAAATTGGCAGCTCTTTATTTCCTAATTGGAGTGAGTATGGGGTTAGTGATGGAGATGATCGAGGATCACAGTTTGGCAGGCGCTCACGCTCATATTAACTTATTAGGTTGGGTTTCAATGGGCTTGTTCGGTTTTATCTATATTCTATTCCCCAAAGCTAGTGAAACACTTTTAGCAAAACTTCATTTCTGGCTTTATAATGTATCACTCCCCTTATTTATGCTTGGGCTATCTTTCTTCCTTGCAGGCAATACATCCCTAACCGTTTTGCTCATGATCTTTCCTAACCTCCTTGTCTTAAGTGTCATCCTGTTCGTTATAAACATGTTTTTAAATTTGGAAGCAGAAGACATGACTCACTTAATTAAAAAAAATGAAAACTCGTCACTCTAA
- a CDS encoding lactoylglutathione lyase family protein: MLPYPRSFSHIGLSVPNLEEAIKFYKEVFGWYILMEPSDVQNDDSAIGQMCRDVFGDDWDTFRIAHLSTGDKIGVEMFEFPENEKPENNFEYWKTGIFHFCIQDPDVEGMVEKIVQHGGKQRMPIREYYPGEKPYRMVYVEDPFGNIFEIYSHSYELTYSDGAY, translated from the coding sequence ATGTTACCATATCCACGAAGTTTTTCTCATATTGGACTATCTGTCCCAAACCTTGAAGAGGCGATTAAATTTTATAAAGAAGTATTCGGCTGGTATATTTTGATGGAGCCATCTGATGTACAAAATGATGATTCAGCAATCGGTCAAATGTGCCGTGACGTCTTTGGAGATGACTGGGATACGTTCCGAATTGCTCACCTTTCAACTGGAGATAAAATTGGTGTTGAAATGTTTGAGTTTCCAGAAAATGAAAAGCCAGAAAACAACTTCGAATACTGGAAGACAGGCATTTTCCATTTCTGTATTCAGGATCCTGATGTCGAAGGAATGGTTGAAAAAATCGTACAGCACGGTGGGAAACAGCGTATGCCAATCCGTGAATACTATCCTGGCGAAAAACCATATCGCATGGTTTATGTAGAAGATCCGTTTGGTAACATTTTCGAGATCTATTCTCATAGCTATGAGCTGACTTATTCTGATGGAGCTTACTAA
- a CDS encoding LacI family DNA-binding transcriptional regulator, with protein MGTVKDGSNMRSKMKDVAQKAGVSTATVSHVINGTRYVSENTKKKVYQAMRDLNYSPNFVARSLRSSSSKTIGLIIPAKEMDTSGFFFMSIAHSIEKKLKEIGYQLILSNSNEEIENEIQQINMFKNQMIDGLIMAPTYGDHSYLKEFEDQLPIVFIDRKPEGIDCDCVLVDNFKGTYEAMNHFIEKGYQKIGYISGPLGLTTSDERLRGYKHALLENNLQVDESMIVIDEASLEAGKNAMALLLEQSKCTAVMIGNNILTLGAVVTLNKSKIQVPEQMAVIGYDNYEWTEATNPPLTIIKQPIHEIGERAAELLLARLENPQKESSCVSLPSSLEIRSSC; from the coding sequence ATGGGCACCGTTAAAGATGGAAGCAATATGCGTTCAAAAATGAAAGATGTCGCTCAAAAAGCAGGTGTCTCAACGGCCACCGTTTCTCACGTGATTAACGGAACGAGGTATGTTTCTGAAAATACGAAGAAAAAGGTCTATCAGGCTATGCGGGATCTTAACTACAGTCCGAACTTCGTAGCTAGAAGTCTTAGAAGCAGCAGTTCAAAAACGATCGGTTTGATCATTCCTGCTAAAGAAATGGATACCTCGGGTTTTTTCTTTATGTCAATTGCTCACAGCATTGAGAAAAAGCTTAAGGAAATTGGCTATCAGTTAATTCTAAGTAATTCAAATGAAGAAATTGAAAATGAGATTCAACAAATCAATATGTTTAAAAATCAAATGATCGATGGGTTAATTATGGCTCCAACTTACGGGGATCATAGCTATTTAAAAGAATTTGAAGATCAGTTACCCATTGTATTCATTGATCGAAAGCCAGAGGGGATTGATTGTGACTGTGTGCTTGTCGATAACTTCAAAGGCACGTATGAGGCGATGAATCACTTTATTGAGAAGGGATATCAAAAAATCGGATATATATCAGGTCCACTTGGCCTAACGACAAGTGATGAACGGCTTAGAGGATATAAGCATGCGTTATTAGAAAACAATCTCCAGGTTGATGAATCAATGATTGTGATTGATGAAGCCTCATTGGAAGCTGGCAAAAATGCCATGGCGTTACTACTTGAGCAGTCTAAATGCACGGCGGTTATGATTGGGAACAACATTCTAACATTAGGAGCAGTCGTAACGTTAAATAAAAGCAAGATTCAAGTACCAGAACAGATGGCTGTCATTGGCTATGATAACTACGAATGGACTGAAGCAACCAATCCACCTTTAACCATTATTAAACAGCCAATTCATGAGATAGGCGAAAGAGCAGCAGAATTGTTGCTCGCTCGTTTAGAAAATCCGCAGAAAGAATCTTCCTGTGTGAGCTTGCCATCCAGCTTAGAAATACGAAGTTCATGTTAG
- a CDS encoding YesL family protein, whose product MGDHKYKVFSFLEKAVDFLFLSFIWAIMCVPIITIFPSTAAMFGVVRTWQLQKGEAGVFITFFKLFKENFKQSFGLSLIWSLVGLSLYLNFQIVSLTGSVVEMVIFIVSVLLSIIFILITIYVFPMMVHVKAKWHELVRNSFFLVVASPYSTMIIGVVTIGTVYFLLDNPAGLFFITSILAYFISYWFLKAISKLQIN is encoded by the coding sequence TTGGGAGATCATAAATACAAGGTATTTTCTTTTCTAGAAAAAGCAGTGGATTTCCTCTTTCTCAGTTTCATATGGGCGATTATGTGCGTTCCAATCATCACGATTTTCCCTTCAACAGCGGCTATGTTCGGTGTTGTTAGAACGTGGCAACTTCAAAAAGGAGAAGCGGGTGTATTCATTACATTCTTTAAGTTATTTAAGGAGAATTTCAAACAAAGCTTTGGTTTATCCCTTATTTGGAGTTTAGTTGGACTTTCTTTATACCTTAATTTCCAAATCGTATCTCTAACTGGCTCAGTGGTTGAAATGGTGATTTTTATTGTGAGTGTTTTACTAAGCATCATTTTTATTCTGATAACCATATACGTATTTCCGATGATGGTTCATGTAAAAGCAAAGTGGCACGAACTGGTGAGAAATTCATTTTTTCTTGTTGTAGCAAGCCCGTATTCAACGATGATCATTGGTGTTGTCACCATCGGGACAGTCTATTTCTTGTTAGATAATCCAGCAGGACTGTTTTTTATTACAAGTATTCTAGCTTACTTTATTAGTTATTGGTTCCTGAAGGCAATTAGTAAACTACAAATCAATTAA
- a CDS encoding aminotransferase-like domain-containing protein: protein MRYGFAKRVQHLQSSAVRDILKITNKGDVISFAGGLPDDELFPVEAVQNAFTKTFDSGGKAFQYDATEGYAPLREVLVDRMGKKGIASSVEDIMLTTGSQQAIDLFARVMFNPGDIVLTENPTYLAAVQVFQSYEVKIIPVKTDEHGMVPEDLDYKMKKYKPKCVYVVPTFSNPMGKVWSLERRQHLLETAIRKKVIIFEDDPYGEIKFDSNQTYTPISALDDGSHTVYTSTFSKTVVAQAKQAADLHSNSLAHHALYHLCTDFDLNGHIQNLRRTYYDRMKVMKRLLDQAELPGLSYTVPKGGMFFWVELPEDIDTTLLLNTAVKKGAAYVPGAPFYVADAKQNTMRLNFTHSTQDKIEKGMEILVEVFQEAASMEHEYQKTN, encoded by the coding sequence ATGAGGTACGGGTTTGCTAAAAGAGTACAGCATCTTCAATCATCAGCGGTACGAGATATACTAAAAATCACGAATAAAGGAGATGTTATTTCGTTTGCAGGGGGATTACCGGATGACGAACTGTTCCCTGTAGAAGCCGTACAAAATGCGTTCACAAAGACATTTGATTCTGGTGGAAAAGCATTTCAATACGACGCCACAGAGGGGTATGCCCCACTTCGTGAAGTGCTTGTGGATCGTATGGGTAAGAAAGGAATTGCTTCAAGCGTAGAAGACATTATGCTTACTACCGGCTCTCAACAAGCAATCGATTTATTTGCACGGGTCATGTTCAATCCCGGTGACATCGTTCTTACTGAAAACCCTACCTACCTAGCAGCTGTTCAGGTGTTTCAGTCCTATGAAGTAAAGATTATTCCGGTTAAAACAGATGAGCACGGGATGGTCCCTGAGGATCTAGATTATAAAATGAAAAAGTACAAGCCAAAGTGTGTGTACGTTGTCCCTACCTTCTCTAATCCAATGGGAAAAGTATGGTCGTTAGAAAGACGACAGCATTTATTAGAAACGGCCATTCGAAAGAAAGTCATTATTTTTGAAGATGATCCTTATGGTGAGATCAAATTTGATAGCAACCAAACGTATACACCAATCTCAGCGTTAGACGATGGATCGCACACCGTCTATACGAGTACCTTTTCGAAAACGGTGGTGGCGCAGGCAAAGCAAGCGGCCGATTTGCATTCAAACTCTCTAGCCCATCATGCGCTCTATCACCTTTGTACCGACTTTGATTTAAACGGTCATATCCAAAACTTAAGACGCACCTATTATGATCGCATGAAAGTAATGAAGCGTTTGCTTGATCAAGCGGAGCTACCTGGTCTTTCTTATACGGTTCCTAAAGGTGGGATGTTCTTTTGGGTAGAATTACCGGAAGATATTGATACGACCCTTTTATTAAATACAGCTGTAAAAAAAGGCGCTGCCTACGTTCCTGGCGCACCTTTTTATGTAGCAGACGCAAAGCAAAATACAATGCGATTGAATTTCACCCATTCAACTCAGGATAAAATTGAGAAAGGGATGGAGATTTTGGTTGAGGTGTTTCAAGAGGCAGCCTCTATGGAACACGAATATCAAAAGACCAACTAA
- the rpiA gene encoding ribose 5-phosphate isomerase A, whose product MNVKQTCAKAALAYITDETIIGLGGGSTIGYLIDFIKEEKLNVKVVTPSLKTKHLCVNQGLEVLPISTVEEVEVAFDGCDEVDENLHALKSGGGIHTQEKLIAHMAKEYILLVDDSKVVPELTYRHPVVLEILQDSLAIVRKKVAVLGGKAEVRSSSAKDGYTVTDYGNFLIDVWFEKGQNAVQLETKLKEIPGVLDVSLFTTVVSKALVASEGGIHEISKKD is encoded by the coding sequence ATGAATGTTAAACAAACATGTGCCAAAGCAGCGCTAGCATACATAACAGATGAAACCATTATCGGTCTTGGTGGTGGAAGCACAATTGGATATTTAATTGACTTTATTAAGGAAGAAAAGTTAAATGTAAAAGTCGTAACGCCATCTCTCAAAACGAAGCATCTATGCGTAAATCAGGGACTGGAAGTGCTCCCAATAAGCACCGTTGAGGAAGTAGAGGTTGCATTTGATGGGTGTGATGAGGTTGATGAGAATTTACATGCACTGAAGAGCGGAGGAGGCATTCATACGCAGGAAAAACTTATTGCTCATATGGCAAAAGAATATATATTACTTGTTGATGATTCGAAAGTTGTGCCAGAGTTAACTTATAGGCATCCAGTCGTGTTGGAGATTTTGCAAGATTCTCTAGCAATTGTGCGAAAAAAAGTGGCCGTGTTAGGTGGAAAGGCAGAAGTGCGTTCAAGTTCTGCGAAGGATGGCTATACCGTTACCGACTATGGAAATTTTTTAATTGATGTGTGGTTTGAGAAGGGGCAAAATGCTGTGCAACTTGAAACAAAACTGAAAGAAATACCTGGTGTACTTGATGTGTCGCTCTTTACGACGGTAGTGTCAAAAGCATTAGTGGCTAGTGAAGGAGGAATTCACGAGATTTCAAAAAAAGATTAA
- a CDS encoding glycoside hydrolase family 32 protein gives MDVEQVIPRSNYSEKHRPQFHFTPESNWMNDPNGMVYFNGEYHLFYQYHPYSSVWGPMHWGHAVSKDFIHWEHLPIALKPDQNGAIFSGSAVVDWDDTTGFFNGQSGLVAIFTHADTYPGSERPRQRQSLAYSSDNGRSWTFYKGNPVLSEPRILDFRDPKVFWHKETNRWVMVIASGQSISIYTSLNLIDWEFASTFGEKEGSHQGVWECPDLFKLPVDHDPSKQKWILIVSLGDHPDVESGSKTQYFIGEFDGETFRNDHHPDHVCWLDHGRDNYAGVTWSDLPDHDGRRILIGWMSNWRYANETPTEGWRSAMTIPRELFLKSTSAGVKLTQLPVTELNNIKEPLALFKEQKIQSGENVLAGIRGNTLAITIDLDPGSSEVVGLKVLKSDKEETIIEYDPGTEILTFDRSRSGDCSFHSSFACKQTVKMESLHKRLRLTVLIDRSSIEIFGDGGETVLTNLVFPKEDRNGLELYSSGEGFIHSMEINRLKSVWSNQ, from the coding sequence TTGGATGTTGAACAAGTGATTCCTCGAAGCAACTATTCAGAGAAGCATAGACCTCAGTTTCATTTCACTCCGGAATCAAATTGGATGAACGACCCAAATGGGATGGTTTATTTTAACGGAGAATATCATTTATTCTATCAATACCATCCTTATAGTAGCGTGTGGGGACCGATGCATTGGGGACACGCGGTGAGTAAAGATTTCATTCACTGGGAGCACCTCCCTATTGCGTTAAAGCCCGATCAAAACGGGGCTATTTTCTCAGGAAGTGCGGTTGTCGACTGGGATGATACAACTGGTTTCTTTAATGGGCAAAGTGGTCTCGTAGCAATCTTCACTCATGCGGATACATACCCTGGATCCGAGAGACCAAGGCAACGGCAGAGTCTAGCTTACAGCAGCGATAATGGGAGGAGCTGGACATTTTATAAAGGGAATCCGGTCCTTTCAGAACCTCGAATTCTAGATTTTCGAGATCCTAAAGTTTTCTGGCACAAAGAAACAAATCGCTGGGTCATGGTCATCGCTTCGGGGCAATCAATTAGTATTTACACGTCATTAAATTTAATCGACTGGGAGTTTGCGAGCACGTTTGGAGAGAAAGAAGGGTCGCATCAGGGGGTATGGGAGTGCCCTGATTTATTTAAACTACCAGTTGATCACGACCCATCCAAACAAAAGTGGATTTTAATCGTTAGCCTTGGAGACCATCCAGATGTTGAGAGCGGTTCAAAAACACAATATTTTATTGGTGAATTTGATGGCGAAACGTTTCGAAACGATCATCATCCAGATCATGTGTGCTGGCTTGATCACGGAAGAGATAATTATGCAGGTGTAACGTGGTCAGACTTACCAGATCATGATGGGAGAAGGATTTTAATTGGATGGATGAGTAACTGGCGCTATGCGAATGAAACGCCTACAGAAGGTTGGCGAAGCGCGATGACAATTCCAAGAGAACTCTTCCTGAAATCCACCTCTGCTGGTGTCAAACTTACCCAACTTCCTGTTACAGAACTTAATAATATTAAAGAGCCTTTAGCCCTGTTCAAAGAACAAAAAATACAATCAGGAGAAAATGTGCTAGCTGGTATTCGTGGAAACACCCTTGCAATAACCATTGATCTTGATCCTGGTTCATCAGAAGTAGTGGGCTTAAAGGTCTTAAAATCTGATAAAGAAGAGACGATCATCGAATATGATCCAGGAACAGAAATACTAACCTTTGATCGAAGTCGATCTGGAGATTGTTCTTTTCATTCCTCTTTCGCGTGTAAACAGACAGTGAAAATGGAATCTCTTCATAAACGTTTGCGGTTGACCGTATTAATTGATCGCTCTTCCATTGAAATTTTTGGGGATGGTGGGGAAACGGTCCTTACAAATTTGGTGTTTCCGAAAGAGGATCGTAATGGTCTGGAGTTATACAGTAGCGGTGAAGGTTTTATTCATTCGATGGAGATAAATCGATTGAAGTCGGTTTGGTCTAATCAATAA